A part of Escherichia marmotae genomic DNA contains:
- a CDS encoding oligosaccharide MFS transporter, whose amino-acid sequence MLLPGKRNYILLSIFDFLYLFAWSATMAFFVIWTTQHLEITATRTGLLYSVNAFIALLMQPFFGFISDKFGLKKQLIWILVALLLPVGPFFIYVYAPLLVHNFWLGAVLGGVYLGIIFNSGCGVLDSWIDKVSRRYHFEYGRVRMWGSLGWAAAAWIVGKYIDTNPNLSFWLASCAIVIAAICFMFTKIELTEAEIEKTNSLKAIHALELAKNSQFWFLLMFTLFVTQIYDTYDQQFAQYFSLQFPTPEEGNRWYGILASVQVCGETLFLCLMPWFVNRTGAKWALVIAGTIMSLRIAGSAIQLGPVWITAVKMIHAIEKPLILVSVFKFIAANFDHKLSSTVYLLVLFVASIATAIYSPIAGYLYDTIGFAETHLILGAIAGCFTLISVFTLRDKSSSQPTETLTENSVA is encoded by the coding sequence ATGTTATTGCCCGGTAAACGTAATTATATTTTGCTCAGTATTTTCGATTTTCTGTACCTCTTCGCCTGGTCGGCAACGATGGCATTTTTTGTCATATGGACGACACAGCATCTGGAAATTACCGCCACACGCACAGGATTACTTTATTCCGTTAATGCTTTCATTGCGTTATTAATGCAGCCGTTCTTCGGTTTCATCTCCGATAAATTTGGTCTTAAGAAACAACTCATCTGGATCCTCGTCGCATTATTACTTCCCGTAGGCCCATTCTTTATTTATGTGTATGCCCCGCTTCTGGTTCATAACTTCTGGCTGGGCGCTGTTTTGGGTGGCGTTTACCTGGGGATCATTTTTAATTCTGGCTGTGGCGTTCTGGATTCCTGGATAGATAAAGTTTCGCGTCGTTATCATTTTGAATATGGTCGCGTAAGGATGTGGGGCTCTCTGGGATGGGCCGCCGCCGCGTGGATTGTTGGTAAATATATTGATACCAACCCTAATCTCTCTTTCTGGCTGGCAAGCTGCGCCATTGTGATCGCCGCAATCTGCTTTATGTTTACCAAAATCGAACTTACCGAGGCCGAAATTGAAAAAACCAATTCGCTGAAAGCCATCCATGCCCTTGAGCTGGCAAAAAATAGTCAGTTCTGGTTTTTATTGATGTTCACTCTGTTCGTAACACAAATTTATGACACCTACGATCAACAGTTCGCACAGTATTTTTCGCTGCAATTTCCGACACCAGAAGAAGGCAATCGCTGGTACGGAATTCTGGCTTCTGTTCAGGTCTGCGGAGAAACCTTATTTCTCTGCCTGATGCCGTGGTTTGTTAACCGCACTGGTGCAAAATGGGCGTTAGTGATTGCCGGAACCATTATGTCGTTACGCATTGCCGGTTCTGCAATCCAACTGGGACCGGTGTGGATTACAGCCGTTAAAATGATTCACGCCATCGAAAAACCACTGATCCTGGTGTCTGTGTTTAAATTTATCGCGGCTAACTTTGATCATAAACTCTCTTCAACGGTCTACCTGCTAGTGCTTTTTGTGGCATCCATCGCCACAGCAATCTATTCACCCATTGCAGGCTATCTGTATGACACCATTGGCTTTGCTGAAACCCATCTAATCCTGGGGGCTATTGCCGGTTGCTTCACGCTTATTTCGGTCTTTACGCTGCGGGACAAATCCAGCAGCCAGCCTACGGAGACGCTAACTGAAAATTCTGTAGCATGA
- the rimO gene encoding 30S ribosomal protein S12 methylthiotransferase RimO → MSKVTPQPKIGFVSLGCPKNLVDSERILTELRTEGYDVVPSYDDADMVIVNTCGFIDSAVQESLEAIGEALNENGKVIVTGCLGAKEDQIREVHPKVLEITGPHSYEQVLEHVHHYVPKPKHNPFLSLVPEQGVKLTPHHYAYLKISEGCNHRCTFCIIPSMRGDLVSRPIGEVLSEAKRLVDAGVKEILVISQDTSAYGVDVKHRTGFHNGEPVKTSMVSLCEQLSKLGIWTRLHYVYPYPHVDDVIPLMAEGKILPYLDIPLQHASPRILKLMKRPGSVDRQLARIKQWREICPELTLRSTFIVGFPGETEEDFQMLLDFLKEARLDRVGCFKYSPVEGADANALPDQVPEEVKEERWNRFMQLQQQISAKRLQEKVGREILVIIDEVDEEGAIGRSMADAPEIDGAVYLNGETNVKPGDIVRVKVEHADEYDLWGSRV, encoded by the coding sequence ATGAGCAAAGTAACTCCCCAGCCGAAAATCGGCTTTGTTTCCCTCGGCTGTCCGAAAAACCTCGTCGATTCAGAGCGCATTCTGACTGAACTGCGCACTGAAGGTTATGATGTAGTACCGAGCTATGACGACGCAGATATGGTGATCGTCAACACCTGCGGCTTTATTGACAGTGCGGTGCAAGAATCACTGGAAGCCATTGGCGAAGCGTTGAATGAAAACGGCAAGGTAATTGTGACCGGTTGTCTGGGGGCGAAAGAAGATCAAATCCGCGAAGTCCATCCAAAAGTGCTGGAAATCACCGGCCCTCATAGCTACGAGCAGGTTCTGGAACACGTTCATCACTACGTGCCAAAACCGAAACACAACCCATTCCTGAGCCTGGTGCCGGAGCAAGGTGTTAAGCTGACACCGCATCATTATGCTTATCTGAAGATTTCCGAAGGCTGTAACCATCGTTGCACCTTCTGCATTATTCCGTCTATGCGCGGCGATCTGGTGAGCCGCCCGATTGGCGAAGTGTTAAGTGAAGCGAAACGTCTGGTTGATGCGGGTGTTAAAGAGATTCTGGTGATCTCCCAGGATACTTCCGCGTATGGTGTTGATGTAAAACACCGCACTGGCTTCCACAACGGCGAACCGGTAAAAACCAGCATGGTCAGCCTGTGCGAACAGCTATCAAAACTGGGGATCTGGACGCGCCTGCACTACGTTTACCCTTACCCGCATGTGGATGACGTCATCCCGTTGATGGCAGAAGGCAAAATTCTGCCGTATCTGGATATTCCGTTACAGCACGCCAGCCCGCGCATTCTCAAACTGATGAAGCGTCCGGGTTCTGTAGATCGCCAACTGGCGCGCATTAAACAGTGGCGCGAAATTTGCCCGGAACTGACACTGCGCTCAACCTTTATTGTCGGCTTCCCTGGCGAGACGGAAGAAGATTTCCAGATGCTGCTCGATTTCCTGAAAGAAGCTCGTCTGGATCGCGTTGGTTGCTTTAAATACAGCCCGGTTGAAGGTGCTGATGCCAATGCCCTGCCTGACCAGGTTCCGGAAGAAGTGAAAGAAGAACGCTGGAACCGCTTCATGCAACTGCAACAGCAGATTTCCGCCAAGCGTCTGCAGGAGAAGGTGGGTCGTGAAATTCTGGTGATCATTGACGAAGTGGACGAAGAAGGCGCGATTGGCCGCAGCATGGCAGATGCACCGGAAATTGACGGCGCGGTTTATCTCAATGGTGAAACCAACGTTAAGCCGGGTGATATTGTGCGTGTGAAAGTCGAACACGCCGATGAGTACGATTTGTGGGGTAGTCGGGTTTAA
- a CDS encoding GGDEF domain-containing protein, translated as MSRINKFVLTVSLLIFIMISAVACGIYTQMVKERVYGLKQSVIDTAFAVANIAEYRRSVSIDLINTLNPTEEQLLVGLRTAYADSVSPSYLYDVGPYLISSDECIQVKEYEKNYCADIMQVVKYRHVKNTGFISFDGKTFVYYLYPVTHNRSLIFLLGLERFSLLSKSLAMDSENLMFSLFKGGKPVVGDEYNAKNTIFTVSEAMEHFTYLPTGLYVFAYKKDVYFQVCTLIIFFAALVAAISGISCMYLVRRVINRGIVEKEAIINNHFDRVLDGGLFFSAADVKKLYSMYNSAFLDDLTKAMGRKSFDEDLKALPEKGGYLCLFDVDKFKNINDTFGHLLGDEVLMKVVKILKSQIPVDKGKVYRFGGDEFAVIYTGGTLEELLSILKEIVHFQVGSINLSTSIGVAHSNECTTVERLKMLADERLYKSKKNGRAQISWQ; from the coding sequence ATGTCCAGAATCAATAAATTCGTACTTACAGTCAGTCTGCTGATTTTTATCATGATTTCAGCAGTTGCCTGCGGGATCTATACCCAGATGGTAAAAGAACGGGTGTATGGCCTGAAACAGTCCGTTATTGATACTGCTTTTGCGGTGGCAAATATTGCCGAATATCGGCGCAGTGTGTCAATTGATCTCATTAACACGCTTAATCCGACTGAAGAACAACTGTTGGTTGGCTTGCGCACAGCTTACGCTGACTCGGTTTCACCTTCTTATTTGTATGATGTTGGTCCTTATCTGATTTCCAGCGACGAGTGTATTCAGGTTAAGGAGTATGAAAAAAATTATTGTGCAGATATTATGCAGGTTGTTAAGTATCGGCATGTCAAAAATACGGGGTTTATCTCTTTTGACGGTAAAACCTTCGTCTATTATCTCTATCCGGTTACTCACAACCGCAGTCTGATATTTTTGCTTGGGCTGGAACGATTTTCGTTACTCTCAAAGTCGCTGGCAATGGATAGCGAGAACCTGATGTTCTCTTTATTCAAAGGTGGCAAGCCAGTTGTTGGGGATGAATATAACGCGAAAAATACCATCTTTACTGTTTCGGAAGCGATGGAACACTTCACTTATTTACCAACGGGGTTGTATGTCTTTGCTTATAAGAAGGATGTCTATTTTCAGGTTTGTACTTTAATTATTTTCTTTGCCGCATTAGTGGCAGCGATATCGGGGATAAGTTGCATGTATCTGGTACGCAGAGTCATTAATCGCGGCATCGTTGAGAAAGAAGCTATCATTAATAACCATTTTGACCGCGTGCTGGATGGTGGGCTTTTCTTCTCGGCGGCGGATGTCAAAAAACTCTACAGCATGTATAACTCAGCGTTTCTTGACGACCTGACGAAAGCAATGGGCAGAAAATCTTTTGATGAAGATTTAAAAGCCCTGCCGGAAAAAGGTGGCTATTTGTGCCTGTTTGACGTCGATAAATTCAAAAACATTAACGATACCTTCGGGCATTTGCTGGGCGATGAAGTGTTGATGAAGGTAGTGAAAATTCTCAAATCACAGATTCCGGTAGATAAAGGCAAAGTCTACCGCTTTGGCGGCGACGAATTTGCGGTGATTTATACCGGTGGTACTCTGGAAGAGTTGCTATCAATACTAAAAGAAATCGTCCATTTCCAGGTGGGGAGCATTAACTTAAGCACCAGTATCGGCGTGGCGCATTCAAATGAATGTACTACCGTTGAACGGCTGAAAATGCTGGCAGATGAGCGGCTGTATAAAAGTAAGAAAAACGGCAGGGCGCAGATTAGCTGGCAATAA